From a single Rhinolophus ferrumequinum isolate MPI-CBG mRhiFer1 chromosome 15, mRhiFer1_v1.p, whole genome shotgun sequence genomic region:
- the CMTR2 gene encoding cap-specific mRNA (nucleoside-2'-O-)-methyltransferase 2 yields MSKCRKPPLGSSPETFSPDVVADIFELFAKNFSYGKPLTDEWQLPDPSEIFTCDHTEFTAFLDLKNSLNEVKNLLSDKKLDEWHEHTAFTNRAGKIISHVRKSVNAELCTQAWCKFHEILCSFPVIPQEAFQSGKLNSLHLCEAPGAFIASLNHYLKSHRFPCDWSWVANTLNPYHEANDNLMMITDDRLIANTLQWWYFGPDNTGDIMTLKYLTGLQNFTSSMTTVHLITADGSFDCQGNPGEQEALVSSLHYCEVVTALMTLGNGGSFVLKMFTLFEHCSINLMYLLNCSFDQVHVFKPATSKAGNSEVYVVCLHYKGREVIQPLLSKMVLNFGTEMTRKAVFPHHVIPESFLKRHEECCVFFHKYQLETISENIRLFECMEKGEQAKLNNLRDCAVQYFMQKFQLKPLSRNNWLVKKSNIGCSTNTKWFGQRNRYFKTYNERKMLETLSWKDKVAKGYFNSWAEEHAAYHPGQSSLLEGTASTLECHLWHILEGKKLPKVKCSPFCDGEILKALNEAIEKSLGGALNLDSKFRPKQQYHCSCHVFSEELIFSELFSLTKCIQDEQVIEPRNQIKCLIVGFPTLHDTKMHIPLEVQLLESTELMTFSCSLLHDGDPTYQQLFLDCLLHSLQQLHAGDVMILPVLSCFTRFMAGLIFVLHSCFRFITFSCPTSSEPLKTCAVLLCVGYQDLPNPVFQYLQNVNELLSALLNSDAPQQILQFVPMEVLLKGALLDFLWDLNAAIAKRHLHLIIRREREEIISSLQ; encoded by the coding sequence atgagtAAGTGCAGAAAGCCACCACTGGGTTCAAGTCCTGAGACGTTCAGTCCAGATGTTGTTGCTGACATTTTTGAGCTCTTTGCCAAGAACTTTTCTTATGGCAAGCCACTTACTGATGAGTGGCAGTTACCAGATCCCAGTGAGATTTTCACCTGTGACCACACGGAATTTACTGCGTTTCTTGATTTGAAGAACTCCCTAAATGAAGTAAAAAACCTGCTGAGTGATAAGAAACTGGATGAGTGGCATGAGCACACTGCTTTCACGAATAGagctggaaaaataatttctcatgtGAGAAAATCCGTGAACGCTGAACTTTGTACTCAAGCATGGTGTAAGTTTCATGAAATTTTGTGCAGCTTTCCAGTTATTCCACAGGAAGCTTTTCAGAGTGGAAAACTGAATTCTCTCCACCTTTGTGAAGCTCCTGGAGCTTTTATAGCTAGTCTCAATCACTACCTAAAATCCCATCGATTCCCTTGTGATTGGAGTTGGGTAGCTAATACTCTGAATCCATACCATGAAGCAAATGACAATCTTATGATGATTACGGATGACCGACTTATTGCAAATACCTTGCAGTGGTGGTACTTTGGTCCAGATAACACCGGTGATATCATGACCTTGAAATATCTGACTGGACTTCAGAATTTCACAAGCAGCATGACTACTGTTCACTTGATTACTGCAGATGGGAGTTTTGATTGCCAGGGAAACCCAGGTGAACAAGAAGCTTTAGTCTCTTCTTTGCATTACTGTGAAGTTGTCACTGCTCTGATGACTCTTGGAAACGGTGGCTCTTTTGTTTTGAAGATGTTTACTTTGTTTGAACATTGTTCCATAAACCTGATGTATCTGCTAAACTGTTCCTTTGACCAAGTCCATGTGTTCAAACCTGCTACTAGCAAGGCAGGAAACTCGGAAGTCTATGTGGTATGTCTCCACTATAAGGGGAGAGAGGTAATCCAGCCTCTGTTATCTAAGATGGTGCTGAATTTTGGGACTGAAATGACCAGGAAAGCTGTCTTTCCCCATCATGTGATTCCTGAATCTTTTcttaaaagacatgaagaatGTTGTGTGTTCTTTCATAAGTACCAGCTAGAAACTATTTCTGAGAACATTCGTCTGTTTGAGTGCATGGAAAAAGGGGAACAAGCAAAGCTGAATAATTTAAGGGACTGTGCTGTTCAGTATTTCATGCAAAAGTTTCAATTGAAGCCTCTTTCCAGAAATAATTGGCTagtaaaaaaatctaatattggTTGTAGTACAAATACAAAATGGTTTGGGCAGAGGAACAGGTATTTTAAAACCTATAATGAGAGGAAAATGCTGGAAACCCTTTCATGGAAAGATAAGGTGGCCAAAGGCTACTTTAATAGTTGGGCCGAGGAACATGCTGCATATCATCCTGGGCAAAGTTCTCTCTTAGAAGGGACAGCTTCCACTCTTGAGTGTCACTTATGGCATATTTTAGAGGGAAAGAAACTGCCAAAAGTAAAGTGTTCTCCTTTCTGTGATGGTGAAATTTTAAAGGCTCTTAATGAAGCAATTGAAAAGTCTTTAGGAGGAGCCTTGAATTTAGATTCCAAGTTTAGGCCAAAACAGCAGTATCATTGTTCTTGTCATGTTTTTTCTGAGGAGTTGATATTTTCTGAGTTGTTTAGCCTTACCAAGTGCATTCAGGATGAGCAGGTTATAGAACCCCGCAACCAAATCAAGTGCCTGATTGTAGGTTTTCCAACTCTCCACGATACCAAAATGCATATACCATTGGAAGTTCAACTCTTGGAGTCAACTGAACTCATGACTTTTAGCTGTTCATTGCTTCATGATGGAGACCCAACTTACCAGCAGTTATTTTTGGACTGCCTTCTCCATTCATTACAGCAGCTTCATGCAGGCGATGTTATGATTTTGCCTGTACTTTCTTGTTTTACAAGGTTTATGGCTGGTTTGATCTTTGTGCTGCACAGCTGTTTTAGATTCATCACATTTTCTTGTCCCACATCCTCTGAGCCCCTGAAAACCTGTGCAGTCCTACTATGTGTTGGTTACCAGGACCTTCCAAATCCAGTTTTCCAGTATCTGCAGAATGTGAATGAATTGTTGAGTGCTTTGCTTAACTCTGATGCACCCCAGCAAATTTTACAGTTTGTGCCAATGGAAGTACTCCTTAAGGGGGCACTACTTGATTTTTTGTGGGATTTGAATGCTGCCATTGCTAAAAGACATTTGCATTTGATTATccgaagagagagagaagaaatcatCAGCAGCCTTCAGTAA